Part of the Aciduliprofundum boonei T469 genome is shown below.
AGTATCTTCGTGCTTTATTGCACCTTCTGGAAGCATTAATGGAGGGTGCACTATGGCTAAAACCATATCCCGCATGATTTTCCAAAATCTATGAGCAACTACAATAGTGGTTATAGGTGGCTCTTCTATGAGCAATCCCACACTATGCGTGTAGCCTTTTATGTAATATTCTTCAAATCTTTCATGCCTGTATAATTCTGCAATTTTCTTTTCAATCTCTATAAATTTTTTATCGGGCTTTGTTTCTCGTATCGCCAATTCGTATGCCCTTTCTTTGACTTGCATCGCCCTTCTAACTTCTTTATTCACCTCACCCACTACAAATGTCCTAGCCATATTCGCGTAATAGTTATTGTAATCAGCACCTATAACCACAGTGACAATAGAATCTTTTTTTACATAAGCATCCCTAAATGGCTCAGCATGAACCCTCGGAGTCGTGGAAACATAAACCTTAGGGTCCTCGCTACCCTCTTTTGTTAGTAGATGACCCACCTCGGAGGCTATTTCCAACTCACTCATTCCAGGACTTATTACCTCTCCTGCAAGCTTCATTCCCTTATTTGCAATTCTACCTGCTTTTCTTATATTTTCCTTTTCCCACTCATCTTTTACCATCCTAAGTTGGAAAGTATAATCTAAAATATCCACAACTTCAACCTGTGGGTTCAATCTCTTGAAAACTTTATAGAACAGAAGGTAGGCATCTCTCTCTACTGAGAACTCCAATCCAACCCTCTTATACCCGTTACTTTTGATCCAAGAAACGACCATAGCCATTAAAGATTCTGCATCTTGATACTCAACCACATCATCAATCCAAGATCTTCTCTTAAACTCTTCCGCTTCTCCTTCAACCACAAGCACCGTGGGCTCTCCCTCTGAAGGAATAAGTAAAGAGGGCCTTAGCCATCTTGTACCTGTGAAATAAGTAAAAGTGGAAAGTGCCCTGATTACAGCCCCATCTACATTGTTCTCCCGCAAAATTGATTGAAATTTCTGAACTCTCTTTTCAAAGATTTCACGAGGGGCTCTCAAGCTTATCACTTCCAATCCAACAACCTTTTCTCACCTTCTATCTTTTTTATATCCATTATATCCTGCGTGAATTCCAGCGCTCCCAAATACTTTCCATTTTTACGGACTGCAAGGTACTGTATTAATATTTTCCTGCCCTGCATATCAATCCAGAAATCAGCTTTATCCCTCTCTCCTTTTTTGAATGCCTGCAATATTTTGTTTACTATATGCACGCTCTTTGGTGGATGACATAGCTGCACAGGCCTGCCCAGAACCGTGTTTGTACGAGTAAATATTCTTTCACCTCCTGAGAAGAACCTTACCCTATCTTCCGAATCAATGAATGTCACATCCACAGGCATTATTGCTAGAATAGCAGATATTTCATCTGGAAGAAGATATCCGTTCTCTAACTCTATATCTCCCTCTCTTCTAAGTTCTCTGAGATCTGGATGTAATTTTATATCACCCATGTTCTTCTTCATCTCTTCTATGAGATGCTGAGGCAGAGATAGCAACTGCTCAGCCGTGATTTCATCTCTCACCTCATAGGGCATTATGGGCTTTGCCTCACTTTTCCACTCATTCCCCGGCTTGATCTTGTAATATCCAATCTCGTCATCTTGCATTCTTATGGCTTTGAATTCTCCTTCACTCAAAAGCACTTGTAGAGTCGGATATAGTATGTTATTCTCCCTAAACACCATATCTATGAGACGAGAGGCAAGGTCTTGACCAACATTGGATATTTCTTCATAATTCTCGCTATGTATAAGGTTCAGAAGTTTGTTCATCTCTGCTCTAATCTCATCGTGCTTTCTCCATAGCACGGCGGGCACGGCATTTAAGCCCCTTCTCTCAAGATATGGAAAATCTATCATTTCCTCGCGATTGTAATGCGTATAGCCAATGACCTTTAATCCACGAACTATTCCTTCAAGAGTTTTTAAAGTGCTTTGAAGAGCATTACCCTTCAATTTCAAAAGTGAGGATGCATAAAGATTCAAAATCTCGGCATCCTTTATTATCTCAACATTCTCCTCATAAAGTGTGCGAAGAGGATGTCCGGGTGGGAATTTCGCAATCTCTTTCTCTGCTCCACTTACACTCTCCCTGAAGATCTCAACATGTATATCGCACATTCTTGCAATTTCTCTTGCAGATACCCCCTCTGCAACGAGTTCTTGCTCAATTAAAGGTATCTCAAGTGGAGATATGGAGCGAAGTACATTTTTAAATTCTTCCTTCACCTTCTCCTCATCCTCTCCTGAATGCAATTTTTTGAGCATTTCTTTCAATTTTTCCTTCTTCATCTCCCTATTATCAAGTAATTCTGACATTTTATCACCACGCCCCGTTAGGATTACCCATTTTTAAATTTTTCTGGACAAAATTGTCCATATATTTAGTGAAAAACTCAACGCCCTTCGATTTCTCTCAACATTCTGCGAGTTGCTTCCTTCGGGTTCTCAGCGACGAGAATGGAAGATATAACTGCAATGCCATCAACTCCTGTGGAAAGCACATTTCTAACATTTTCAATATTGATTCCCCCTATAGCCACCACGGGAATTCTCACGCTTTCCACTATCCTTCTCAAATTCTCCAATCCAATTACAACAGCATTTTCCTTGCTTCTCGTGGGATAAACGCTTCCGGCCCCTATATAGTCAGCTCCATCCTCCTGCGCCTTAATTGCCTCCTCCACACTATGTACCGTTGCTCCTATAAGCAGTTGAGGTGCAATTATCCTCGCCATCTTTAAAGGCATGTCCTCAGGCCCAAGGTGCACTCCATGCGCTTCTATTGCAAGAGCCACATCAACTCTATCATCCACAAAGAGAAGAGCACCATAATCTTCCACGATTTTTCTTATCCTGATTCCCTTTTCAACCATCTGCCTCGTGGTGGAATTTTTCATCCTGAGCTGTATGGCCTTGGCTCCTCCCTCCAGCACAAGTTTCACACTTTCAATCTCATCCCTCAACCTTCCATCCGTAATCACATACAATTTTAATTTCTCCCTCAAATTCACACACTAACATCGCAAGGGCTTATTTTTTAGTTTCGGATTTTTGTGGAAAAATTTTAAACAACCAAACTATACTCTTCCATATGGATAATGAATCTCAATACGACACCC
Proteins encoded:
- a CDS encoding Xaa-Pro peptidase family protein: MISLRAPREIFEKRVQKFQSILRENNVDGAVIRALSTFTYFTGTRWLRPSLLIPSEGEPTVLVVEGEAEEFKRRSWIDDVVEYQDAESLMAMVVSWIKSNGYKRVGLEFSVERDAYLLFYKVFKRLNPQVEVVDILDYTFQLRMVKDEWEKENIRKAGRIANKGMKLAGEVISPGMSELEIASEVGHLLTKEGSEDPKVYVSTTPRVHAEPFRDAYVKKDSIVTVVIGADYNNYYANMARTFVVGEVNKEVRRAMQVKERAYELAIRETKPDKKFIEIEKKIAELYRHERFEEYYIKGYTHSVGLLIEEPPITTIVVAHRFWKIMRDMVLAIVHPPLMLPEGAIKHEDTFIVEDEMEKVT
- a CDS encoding DUF438 domain-containing protein, which produces MSELLDNREMKKEKLKEMLKKLHSGEDEEKVKEEFKNVLRSISPLEIPLIEQELVAEGVSAREIARMCDIHVEIFRESVSGAEKEIAKFPPGHPLRTLYEENVEIIKDAEILNLYASSLLKLKGNALQSTLKTLEGIVRGLKVIGYTHYNREEMIDFPYLERRGLNAVPAVLWRKHDEIRAEMNKLLNLIHSENYEEISNVGQDLASRLIDMVFRENNILYPTLQVLLSEGEFKAIRMQDDEIGYYKIKPGNEWKSEAKPIMPYEVRDEITAEQLLSLPQHLIEEMKKNMGDIKLHPDLRELRREGDIELENGYLLPDEISAILAIMPVDVTFIDSEDRVRFFSGGERIFTRTNTVLGRPVQLCHPPKSVHIVNKILQAFKKGERDKADFWIDMQGRKILIQYLAVRKNGKYLGALEFTQDIMDIKKIEGEKRLLDWK
- the thiE gene encoding thiamine phosphate synthase, producing the protein MNLREKLKLYVITDGRLRDEIESVKLVLEGGAKAIQLRMKNSTTRQMVEKGIRIRKIVEDYGALLFVDDRVDVALAIEAHGVHLGPEDMPLKMARIIAPQLLIGATVHSVEEAIKAQEDGADYIGAGSVYPTRSKENAVVIGLENLRRIVESVRIPVVAIGGINIENVRNVLSTGVDGIAVISSILVAENPKEATRRMLREIEGR